A genomic stretch from Rhodomicrobium vannielii ATCC 17100 includes:
- a CDS encoding 50S ribosomal protein L23 gives MREEELYDVIRSPIITEKSTLVSENNQVVFKVAIDATKPDIKEAIERLFSVNVLAVNTLIRKGKVKRFKGVKGQQSDFKKAIVTLKEGQTIDITTTL, from the coding sequence ATGAGGGAAGAAGAACTCTACGACGTGATCCGCTCGCCGATCATCACCGAGAAGTCCACGCTGGTCTCCGAGAACAACCAGGTGGTGTTCAAGGTGGCGATCGACGCAACGAAGCCAGACATCAAGGAGGCCATCGAGCGTCTCTTCAGTGTCAACGTCCTGGCCGTCAACACCCTTATCCGCAAGGGCAAGGTCAAGCGGTTCAAGGGCGTCAAAGGCCAGCAGAGCGATTTCAAGAAAGCGATCGTGACCCTGAAAGAGGGCCAAACGATTGATATAACGACAACGCTGTAA